A genomic stretch from Calonectris borealis unplaced genomic scaffold, bCalBor7.hap1.2 HAP1_SCAFFOLD_127, whole genome shotgun sequence includes:
- the LOC142076959 gene encoding uncharacterized protein LOC142076959 produces MRASPVRSAGGRPGWEVSKSPYSASPYSTSSSTCSTSRSGSSRTRSYSRSFSPSHSRSYSRLLPYPRRGKGKRRNYRSRSRSHGYQRSRSRSPPYRRCHSRSRSPVFRGQSPTKQTIPQGEGGREYFNRYREVPPYDLKAYYGRSLDFRDPFEKARYREWERNYREWHGKFYKGYAVGAQPHPPVNRENFSPGRFGPPGTRQENSPYARGRREDYPAWQSHQNHNIAGNYPEKPSERESHGIKDPTKSKEKEVKNPLGDGQGNKHKKRRKRDEDEGFPNTELLAGARKPREPVSAEDVKMDSLFMVPSRDDATPVRDEPMEGDSIVFKPMSEKEKKEKDKPKAKIDKTKRKVEVAVPPKTDNIIKLAKASSSKSPYSASPYSTSSSTCSTSRSGSSRTRSYSRSFSPSHSRSYSRLLPYPRRGKGKRRNYRSRSRSHGYQRSRSRSPPYRRCHSRSRSPVFRGQSPTKQTIPQGEGGREYFNRYREVPPYDLKAYYGRSLDFRDPFEKARYREWERNYREWHGKFYKGYAVGAQPHPPVNRENFSPGRFGPPGTRQENSPYARGRREDYPAWQSHQNHNIAGNYPEKPSERESHGIKDPTKSKEKEVKNPLGDGQGNKHKKRRKRDEDEGFPNTELLAGARKPREPVSAEDVKMDSLFMVPSRDDATPVRDEPMEGDSIVFKPMSEKEKKEKDKPKAKIDKTKRKVEVAVPPKTDNIIKLAKAS; encoded by the exons atgagagccagtccagttcgctcagcaggtggcagaccaggctgggaagt gtccaagtctccttatagtgcttcaccttactctacaagttcgtctacctgctccacatcaagatcaggttcttcccgcactcgctcctactctcgctcatttagtccttcccattctcgttcctactcgcgattgctgccgtatccaagaagaggcaaagggaagaggcgtaactatcgttctaggtcaaggtcacacggttatcagcgttcaaggtcaaggtcacccccatacagaagatgccattcacggtcaaggtctccagtatttagaggccagtctcccactaaacagactatacctcaaggggaaggaggaagggagtattttaacagatacagagaagttccaccatatgatctgaaagcttactatggcagatctcttgactttagagatccatttgaaaaggcaaggtaccgggaatgggaaaggaactacagagaatggcatggaaagttttacaagggctatgctgttggcgctcaacctcaccctccagtaaacagagagaacttttctccaggtaggtttggtccacctgggaccagacaagagaattcaccatatgctcggggacgtagggaggattatcctgcttggcagagccaccaaaatcacaatatagctggaaattaccctgaaaaaccttctgaaagagagagccatggcatcaaggatcctacaaaatcaaaagagaaggaggtgaaaaatccactgggagatggccagggaaataagcataaaaagagaagaaaaagggatgaggatgaaggatttcccaatactgagttgttagcaggtgcgagaaaaccaagagagccagtttcagcagaagacgttaaaatggactccctgttcatggtcccaagcagagatgatgccacccctgtgagagatgagcctatggaaggagattctattgttttcaagccgatgtctgaaaaggagaaaaaagagaaggataagccaaaagcaaaaattgacaagacaaagcggaaagtagaagtggctgttcctcctaagacagacaatataataaaactagctaaagcttcctc gtccaagtctccttatagtgcttcaccttactctacaagttcgtctacctgctccacatcaagatcaggttcttcccgcactcgctcctactctcgctcatttagtccttcccattctcgttcctactcgcgattgctgccgtatccaagaagaggcaaagggaagaggcgtaactatcgttctaggtcaaggtcacatggttatcagcgttcaaggtcaaggtcacccccatacagaagatgccattcacggtcaaggtctccagtatttagaggccagtctcccactaaacagactatacctcaaggggaaggaggaagggagtattttaacagatacagagaagttccaccatatgatctgaaagcttactatggcagatctcttgactttagagatccatttgaaaaggcaaggtaccgggaatgggaaaggaactacagagaatggcatggaaagttttacaagggctatgctgttggcgctcaacctcaccctccagtaaacagagagaacttttctccaggtaggtttggtccacctgggaccagacaagagaattcaccatatgctcggggacgtagggaggattatcctgcttggcagagccaccaaaatcacaatatagctggaaattaccctgaaaaaccttctgaaagagagagccatggcatcaaggatcctacaaaatcaaaagagaaggaggtgaaaaatccactgggagatggccagggaaataagcataaaaagagaagaaaaagggatgaggatgaaggatttcccaatactgagttgttagcaggtgcgagaaaaccaagagagccagtttcagcagaagacgttaaaatggactccctgttcatggtcccaagcagagatgatgccacccctgtgagagatgagcctatggaaggagattctattgttttcaagccgatgtctgaaaaggagaaaaaagagaaggataagccaaaagcaaaaattgacaagacaaagcggaaagtagaagtggctgttcctcctaagacagacaatataataaaactagctaaagcttcc